A region of the Melitaea cinxia chromosome 1, ilMelCinx1.1, whole genome shotgun sequence genome:
TGTTTGAGGTCAACTATGGTTTTTTTACACGCTGAATAGTCTATACTACAATTTACTTCTGTGTCAGGTGTCTCAAATGCGCAACCGCAAATATCTGTATAGTCTATAGCATAGAGAAACATTTGTAGACTCTATAcctacaaatgtttgccgtaaCTGGAAATTGAACCTATGATAGTCAATGTAACAGCCTAAGCTGATACCACCAGCGCGTCGACAAACTGAGAAGTGGTGTTTTTAGATTAATTTCCATAAAAACCTTATTTCTAAAACTAAAAGTTAATTCTAATGTTCGaacgatctacataagattgccggtgtaggctggatgaggattgcggaaaaccgggatatctggcgcgaactcggggaggcctatgtccagcagtggactgcaataggctgaattgGCTAACTAACTGATATGTAATTACATCCCTAGTTTAGTAGACTTTTCTACTCTTATTAGGATTTAAGAAAATCCAATCGGATTAAGTCGACAGATAACTgagtagttaaaaatatttgctgCGTTCAAGTTGTTCACCTTATACCTAACacctttatttttcaaaatattataaaatttacgacgtttataataaaacacataatGAAATATGAGGCGTCATTTCTAAGAATTAAAATATGCAGTAGCCCgattataaattttttcgtcttccttagaaggaccggaccaggcatgcctgatcaggactagataaggcatgtaaagcagatgattggtctggacctgatcaggatgagatgagatttcctgatcaggtccagatcaggaaatctcatctcatcctgatcaggcccggcccggtccttttaaaaaacacgaatgtatattcttgaaaaaattgtttaacaaaaaaaaagcgaattgatattataaatatgttacttaacaaaattattatgatatttatttccgtttattttttccaatgtattatttatttatgtttttactttaaatattaactatttttatttatttttgtgctattaattaattattataattaattaaattttatttattaacttctaataattaactattaataaatattccctattacttacgactgctccactgtgtagaaatggacaccctgctagactgtcctgataactgtatgtatactaagtgcgcttaaaaacattaatagcgcgattcaggctaaGTTCGAGTAATTTCTTTCagactatcctgatctggaccggaccgggtcctgatccagtatgccttaccatacttgattatattttacatcagactatcctgatctggaccgtcccgggtcctgatccagtatgccttaccatagttgattatattttacatcaggctatcctgatctggaccggaccgggtcctgacccagtatgccttaccatacttgattatattttacatcatgCTGTCCTTGTCtagaccagacctggtcctgatagagcttgctggatctggcatgcctcattctatcctgatccggtccagatacatgatctggttgagcctgacagTTTTTCTAGTCGGGAGGTAGGATTATTTACCAtccgtaattaaaataaataaaaatgtctttaaaaCTTGAACTTGAAACTTAGTTAAACTTAGAAACtttttgaaaatggtaaaaagtgaaaaaaaatatagtaggatgaaacccattgtaagagaaagagaatacaacgaaaatgaattGAATGAAAATCTActataaatttttttcactttttaccgTTACCAcactaattactatttttttttttttgatttcaaaagctaaaagcactggtctataaaaaaattatttgaccgtaaaacgagatttttatatgcAATTTAGCATaaattgacaaataaaaataggctggatatttttgaaaatatgcaaatatttttttgttgtttttcagGTAGTTatgataaaaagttatgattttGTCACGGATTTGGGGTTTGCTCCTGCTCTGCATGATAACCGAAGCTGAAATTTTTGATTTCGGCGACCATACAAGTGAAGCATGCTATGTATGCTCTTGCAGCTCCGATGTAACAAACGTAGATTGCTCTCGCAGAGGTTTAACTAGTCTCCCCAATGGAATCGATTCAAAGGTAAAAATATGACAGCATGAAACAGCTTGATCTTGTTTGCACATATCTTTTTCATAAAAGaacttgaaatttttttcaatacaaatatGTGATAGCTGTATCTAAAGAGATAagataaaatgaattattagtATGTAAgagaatataaataacaaaacacaGTAGTTGAAGTTACATTTTTacacttttgttttaaatatatttgtattaacacATAAAAGTAAACTGTATTATGGTTAATATAATGAAACTAAAAACtgtgacatataaaaataaacataaacaatttcgtttctaattattttgttatgacTAAATTTTATTCTTGTGTTATTTCAGGTTATGAAACTTAACATTTCAAACAATGAAATTTCATCGTTTCCAAGTAATCTAAGTCGTCTTTATAATTTAGTATCTTTGGATCTAAGTGGAAACCATTTAAGTGATCTACCCATAGATGCTTTGCAAAATCTGACAGCATTGgaaatgttaaatttatcaaaaaattcttTCGAATCATGGCTTAGTTTAAATCCAAATGAAGTACTTAAACCAGCAAGTAGTTTAAAAATTTTGGATTtgtcacaaaataaattaaaaactttggcAAATCTTGGAAATCTAGAACTACTTATTAGCACATCATTAGAAACGTTGATCTTGGAGAACTGTGAAATAAATTCAATACATGGAAGATCACCTCTCAGCGGACTTACTGATATAAAatctttgaaattaaataacaatccCTTGTTGcgaattcaaaatttaatctcACCAACTCTTAAGAGTCTTTACGTAAGCAATTGTCAATTGAGTTACATAAGTCACAACGAGTTTGCTTTCTTACCATCGTTggtgtatttaaaaatttcgcATAACTACCGTTTACAGTTGGCTTCCACAACTGATACTATATATTCTGACTCTTTGAGATTTTTGGATATTTCATATTGTAATGTATTTAGACCTAACCTATCAGGATTTCCTAACTTAAGAAAGGCTATAATCAAAAACAATATGATAAGATTCTTAAAAAGCAACGAATTTATCAATAATAGTAAGTTAGAATATTTAGATATAGCATACAATAATATAGGTACACTTAAAGGTGACACATTTCGAGGTTTGGGTATGCTTAGATATTTGGACTTATCTTGGAATGAGATTGCAGATATCCCAGAAGAAACTTTTCAAGAGATGAAATCGTTAACACAAGTTAAACTAGCTagaaattatctaaataaagtTGGACACTTTAAATCTACGTCATTATCAATACTCGACATGAGCGCTTGTGAAATAAGCATCATAGGAAAAGATTCCTTAGAAGGTCTACCTTCACTAGTAGATATAAACTTATCACGTAATGTTTTATCATATATTCCAGATAGCATATCAtcgaatacattaaaatatttaaatttgaattttaacagGATCAGTTCCATTAACAACTTTACTTTTTTCATGCTGCCTCGACTTGTTGGACTGAGTGTGATTGGGAATAGATTTACTAACATTTGGAGCAGaacttattttaattcaaatccTTACTTAGATAGACTAGATTTAGGAGATAACATGTGGAGATGTGATTGCTCTGACGATAATATGTATGACTTTTATGAATTTGTAACCTTAgaaccaaataaaaaagaagaatcatataatttaatatgtagtagtccaataaatttaattggtcAAAGTTGGTTAGAAGCATGTTATCTTACGTGGAATCCTAGTGAAAAAGTTCATAGTGTTGATAGTTTAATATGGTTCATAATTGTTATGATCGTTGGGTTATCATTCTGTCTCGTAATAGTTCATCTCATAAAGAAATCAATGAACCGTCGTCTGGCAGTAATTCAAGCAGAAAGAGAAAGACAAGCTGAGGAAGCTAGAGACAGACTTAGGCAATTGAGAATGCGAGCTGAACAAGAGGCCTTGGCTAATACACCTGACCCGAGAGATTTGATCGCCCCACCGTCTTATGATGAAGCTCTCTCCATGCCAAAGTTAAACAGTTCTTGTCTTTCATTGAATGAAACTGGGACGGGAAAAACAAAACGAAGAAGAGGTAGAAGAAAAACTAAGTCAAGTGGAGATTTATTAGAAGAGACTGAGAGAAATGGAGATGCACGTGTTTTTGATGATTTACAACTTGACGAAACACCAAATGATAACAACAAACAAAGACGACGTCGCAATCGTAGATATGGTAGCCATGATATAGCTGAACTTGACCAAAGTCCTGGAGCAAGACGTAGAAGGATGTCAGAATATGATCGATTGAACGGCACTGTAACCGTAGAAGTGGAAGCCGAAGTAGAGAGACAACTTTTGCCACGAAATCTGCGACATTCTGATGAAGATCAACCCAGAGAAAGCaacctataaaattttaatttttttaaattaatagttacattatttatgaattagtgATTGCATTTGTggaattataaattatagtatttgtacataaataaaacttattataataaaagctgTAGTTATTATACTAATTAAGATGTCGGAATGAGGCAGATCTCTCTCGCTCATCCTCTCTGAGTATTCGgtctactgtgggcttcagtggGCAAGGCTGACACAAGCAAACGTAATTTATGATATCACCGAGTTCTTATAGTACAGGAATCATTTAACAGAAAGGTAAggcagtatttttattttatgtttatagcattgtttaaaattaattttgtatgcaCACTgtctttttaaattgtaaatatttactgtaatgcaggaaataaaaggcttttttattttttatttattttattttaaggcaGCACGGAACGCgcgatagttattagttaacggggtggagactaacttcttatcattcgatggattcaccgtgcgggtgccgagTTACTCAGAGCAGTGCtcaggacttgcgacccaggtgtaggtttaaggcggtcccctttgagatgcgcatcaacgctcaccttcactgctcgagttgacCGCCCtgccaattaattcgtttgcacaaattaattattgaaagagtctaggttaagctactagcaggatacaacaagtgcaccgTGCCAACCAGAGCCAAAACTGCCCCCTACCTCAATACTCAAACGTCAACTTCAAATCAATCACTACTGACATCTGCCACGATCTGTATCGAACATACCCAAGCACACTGCTTGACCTTTCCGACAATCAACgttagatggcgttattgaAAGTAatcaatctatttttttaataactatccGCATTGATTCTCcgacaaatataattatattttatattcgtttttttttttatataaaattaccaaACTGTATGCTATCTATTCTAGTTAATAACAAATGCCCTTCAAATCGAATGTGCatgttatacaaattattatttatagatgaCTAATACACACATGACTAAAACacctttaaaactatgcaataGAGTAATAACTTCATTTTTAGATTcagtttttgtttttcttttatcttaATTACATTCAAATGAAAgactaaaagtttaatttattgatcaaaatcatatttataataaaaaaaatagttcaccTGGCGAACCTAGTACCactgaattattattttctttgtaaacatatatcattttttttttaaatatcttttacacAAACTTTGTCTTGAAAAcaacaaatacaacaaaaaaatatccaatttgTTGCATTCTGTCGAAAGTTTCTagcacacatttttatttatatggataaaTGTTacctaatttttattaatatgtctccgaaaggagcggacccgcttgatgaaatctactctccgacctacgctgccccaaatactatgtggctccgagcagttccaattggaactccaaaaccgattcgattcgctggaaactactagcgacgtggacgagataaccgacaacgtggtgaagacggtgtgtacactgggtcgcaggcactttccaacaacaaagccaacgaagcagtccaaactttctcccgaagccttggatctgatgcggcagaggcgcgagttgccggctgcttcgccagaacagagggctctttccaagagggtacggaaaattattcgccgagacctccgctgctcaaatacgagagaggttgctactctgattgagcagaatagggggtccaaagttttccaaagaccattggggagaagccttcttgcgaagcttaaaacagcagatggcagaaccgtctgctctcgtcctcaggtccgagaagaggttgagaatttttatggacagttgtactcgtcgagcgcacgcaagcctgcgacttgggacaccgaagatccacgggcaccattgttgcgacattattcggagtgtatcccggacttcgaagaggatgagattggtgcagcgctcgggcagcttaaaaacgggagggccccgggggatgacggagttaccactgaactccttaaagccgcagggcgacctgtcctgaaagccttggcaagactatttaacgccctcaaccaccgaggtaccacgccggaggcgtggtccaggagtgtggtggtgctgttctttaagagaggcgataagtctctgttaaagaattacagaccgatctcacttctgagccacgtctataagctgttttcgagggttgttacgaatcgtctcgccagaagactcgacgaattccaaccaccagagcaggctgggtttcgaaatggctacagcaccgtggaccacatccatactgttcggcagattatccaaaagacggaagaatataatcaaccgctgtgtatggcatttgtcgactacgagaaagccttcgactttgttgagacctgggctgtcctggactctctgcagagatgtcatatcgactggcgatatatcgaggtactaaaatctatgtacgacgcggcgacgatgaccgttcatgtcaatgaccaaagaacaagacctatttccctccggcgcggggtaagacagggggatgtaatatcaccgaaactgtttaccactgcgctagaggatgtttttaagaccttggattggggggaatggggcatcaacgtcaacggtgaattcatctctcaccttcgtttcgccgacgatattgtcatctttgcggagacgctggatgagttaggccaaatgctggctggcctaaacgagtcctcccgacgtgtcggtctctgtatgaacttggataaggcgaaagttatgtttaacaaccaagtcataccgataccggtatcggtcgatggtacccttctcgaagttgttcaggattatatttacctaggccatactatccaactaggccgcaacaacttcgagaaggaggccgataggaggattcggttgggctgggcggcgtttggcagactccgtcgagtcttcacttcgaagattccgcaatgcttgaagacaaaagttttcgagcaatgcgtcctgcctgtgttaacatacggagccgagacgtggacactgaccaagggactggtccacaagtttaaagtcgctcaacgtgcaatggaacgggctatgcttggggtctctctcaaagacaggattagaaatgagactatccgcgagagaacgaaagtaaccgacatagcccacagaattagcaagttgaagtggcagtgggctggtcatctgtgtcgcaggaccgatggccgttggagtagacgggtcctagagtggagacagcgtcttggcaaacgcagtgtgggacgtcctccggcccgttggaccgacgatctacgtaagatggcaatgaggattgcggaagaccgggatgtgtggcgcgaacttggggaggcctatgtccagcagtggactgcgataggctgaagtgatgatgaaatGCTACCCATCATAACAGTAAATTGCAttattttacagaaattatctATACGCATATAAAGTTAACTGTTCAATTAGGATGtctaaaaaacaataataataaccttATGTAATTGACAATCTTATAtcattgatatattaaaaaataataataaacttttatttgattttaaaacaaaatctcTGGAAAGCTCTAAGTTGTCAGGAAATGACTTCTGCTATATTTTAACCGTTATTTTTGGGagtaataacattaatattaattaaattagctataattttaaatgcaatCCTGAAAACTACTTAGAAAGAATtctgacatatatttttttttgtaaatttggtATCACAAAGAAGAATAAACTTTGTTCGAAATCTTagattgattttagtttttaccTTTGACGATCCTCAGACGCCGATGATTCGCACGCTGTCTGCACTTTTTTACGTCGAGCAAGAAAGGAGACAGATATCGCAACgctgaaatttttatcattccATTGTTAAGCTACAGCAAAGCTTTTGGAtcaagatatataaataatataataatattataggtatagcTCGGGCATCAGATATTTACTATAGagatatatatactttttctgtacagcttatataattataatgaacaaAGTCtcgtactttatttattaagttatattcATAACgtctttttaatgatattttatacatactATATACCTGTTTTAATGCTCAACTGcaatttatttatcttctaCTTGCATGCCTGTTACTTTTGACATGTTTCGAACTTGATTTAGCAACAATACGTTTTTCATAGTGCATTTTCATTAGTGCAATTGGtttgttaacaaaataaaattgcatatttttatagatttaaatattaattaaatctcAGGTTAGTTGAAATTACATGAAAGTGGTAATATACTtgtatatgtacatttttattgacTTATTTTTATGAAGGAATGACTGAGAAATACGctaataaaagataatatagtattaaattCGTCTTAGTGTTTTGTGTTAGTATTATATGTGTTTCATTAttgatttaaagatattttatattttctatagaTTTTTccaaattaacattattttcacaataaacgtttattatatatattatttacattactgtaaaacttaaaaaatctactaaaaatgaaattaaatacgtattatatGTACTCGTGTGCTATATCTtaatttatatatcttattttatgcTATTTAATGAAGTTGGTGGCATTTGTAATTACGCTTAATTATTGTTTAGGAATTGACGGGAGAAGAAGAAACACAAAACATTTCATTCAAACAAGACTTTAtatagtttgaaataaaacacatGAATTATAAATCTCTTTACATTGAAATAGTTTATTGttctatattttgatttataatattgaaaaagtaccattttaaatatatatatatatgtcgataaattaatgaaaaatgaatTCCAAGTCAGCAAAAGCAGAGTGATACAGCAATTAAAACATCtcttaattacaatataaaataatttcaaataaaactaactaaacaaatatacaatgaaataattatgttcCTGCATATATTTAACCTTAATAGCAtggttacttaaaataaatggtatcacaatcttaaataactaataatttaataaaattactcatAAGGAACTTATGCATAGAACGAGAGTGTATCTCTTTAAGGGAGGATTTTATAATATGTTGGACAACAGCCATTTAAAAACATTCGTTGTTCTACATTTCTTCTCACGTGCAGCATCGGAGCGATAAAGGTAAGTACACAACCATTGACAACTCAAGAATTGTACCCAAAGTAACCAAAGACCTAGTAAAGAATACAATACATGATTGTACAATTTGTGTTACATAAACAGATTGCTATGAAACGATTTGTGTAaccatttttaaactataatgaACATGGCAACATTTttaaacgtataaaaatatttttacttatcgCACAAAATGctctcataaatatatttatacgacTAACAAATATAAAGGCACTGTCGACTACAAACACACTTTGGCAGTACTT
Encoded here:
- the LOC123658445 gene encoding leucine-rich repeat-containing G-protein coupled receptor 4-like, translating into MITEAEIFDFGDHTSEACYVCSCSSDVTNVDCSRRGLTSLPNGIDSKVMKLNISNNEISSFPSNLSRLYNLVSLDLSGNHLSDLPIDALQNLTALEMLNLSKNSFESWLSLNPNEVLKPASSLKILDLSQNKLKTLANLGNLELLISTSLETLILENCEINSIHGRSPLSGLTDIKSLKLNNNPLLRIQNLISPTLKSLYVSNCQLSYISHNEFAFLPSLVYLKISHNYRLQLASTTDTIYSDSLRFLDISYCNVFRPNLSGFPNLRKAIIKNNMIRFLKSNEFINNSKLEYLDIAYNNIGTLKGDTFRGLGMLRYLDLSWNEIADIPEETFQEMKSLTQVKLARNYLNKVGHFKSTSLSILDMSACEISIIGKDSLEGLPSLVDINLSRNVLSYIPDSISSNTLKYLNLNFNRISSINNFTFFMLPRLVGLSVIGNRFTNIWSRTYFNSNPYLDRLDLGDNMWRCDCSDDNIWLEACYLTWNPSEKVHSVDSLIWFIIVMIVGLSFCLVIVHLIKKSMNRRLAVIQAERERQAEEARDRLRQLRMRAEQEALANTPDPRDLIAPPSYDEALSMPKLNSSCLSLNETGTGKTKRRRGRRKTKSSGDLLEETERNGDARVFDDLQLDETPNDNNKQRRRRNRRYGSHDIAELDQSPGARRRRMSEYDRLNGTVTVEVEAEVERQLLPRNLRHSDEDQPRESNL